The Pseudomonadota bacterium genomic sequence CGCGCCCGTGCTCGGGTTCTGCACGGAGAGAGGGTCGCGCACGAGCCACACCGCGATCGTCGCGCAGTCGCTCGGCATCCCCGCGGTCGTGGGCGCGCCGCGGCTCACCCTTCACGTCGAGGCGGGGGACACGGTGATCGTGGATGGGCTGGACGGCGTGGTCATCGTGCGCCCGGACGAGGAGGAGCTGCGCCAGTACGAGGCGAAGGCGGCGCGGTATGCGGCGCTCGAGACCCGCCTTCGGGCCACCCGGGATCAGCCGGTCGAGACGATCGACGGGATCCCGGTCGAAATCCTCGCGAACATCGAGCTGCCGGGCGAGGCGCCGCTCGCGGTCGACTACGGCGCGTCGGGCATCGGCCTCTACAGGACCGAGTTCCTGTTCCTCGATCGCGACGCGCCGCCGACCGAGGAGGAGCAGGTCCAGACGTACGCCGCGCTGGTCCGATCCGTCGGCGATCGGCAGGTCGTGTTCCGGACGTTCGATCTCGGCGCGGACAAGCTGATGCGCGACGATCAGAACCGCGAACGCAACCCGGCGCTCGGCCTCCGCGCGATCCGGCTCGGGCTGCGCGAGCGCCAGATGTTCACGGCGCAGCTCCGAGCCCTCCTGCGGACGGCGGGCGTATGCAATCGCGAGCTCAAGGTGCTCCTGCCGATGGTGAGCGGCATCGAGGAGGTTCGGGAGATCCGCGCCATCATCGGGCGGGAGCGCGACGCGATCGGGGCGGCGGCCGGCGACCTGCTCGTGGGCTGCATGATCGAGCTGCCGTCGGCGGTGCTGTGCGCGGATCTGCTCGCGAAGGAGGTCGACTTCTTCTCGATCGGGACGAACGACCTCATCCAGTTCTGCCTCGCGATCGACAGGAGCAACGATCAGGTCGCGTACCTTTACACGCCGTACCACCCGTCGGTGCTGCGGGCGATCGAGGCGGTGATCGCCGCGGGACGCGGCGCCGGGATCCCGGTCGCGATGTGCGGCGGCGCCGCGGCCGAGCTGAACCTCGTGCCGCTCCTGTTCGGGATCGGCCTGCGGATCTTCTCCGTGCCGCCGACGATGATCCCGTTCATCCGCGCGGCGGTCCGGTCGTTCTCGGCGGCCGAGGCCGAGGATCTCGCCGCCAGGGCGCGATCCTCGAGCATCCCGTCCGAGATCGAGCGCCTCGCCGAGCGGTTCATGCGCGGCAGGATGAACGGTGTGCCATGAGCGGGAGCGTCGCACTTCGGGTCGTTGTTTCGCTCGCGTTCGCGTTCATCGCCGCCTGCTCGACGTGCAAAGAGAAGGAGCAGCCGCAGGTCGTGCGGGGACGCCCGGACGTCGTCATCGTCTCGATCGACGCGCTGCGGGCGGACAGGCTCGGCGCATACGGCTACCGGATAGGCACCTCGCCAGGGCTCGACGCCTTCGCCGAGGAGAGCGTGGTATTCGACGCGCACCACTCCCAGGCGCCGGCGACGCTTCCGTCGCACGCGTCGCTGTTCACCGGGCTCGATCCGGATCACAACGGCGTCCTCTCCAACGGGTTCTACAGGTTGGGCGCGGGCGCGACGACGCTCGCGGAGCTCTTGTCAGGCGCCGGCTATCGCACCGGGGCCGTCGTGGCGAGCAGCGTCCTCTCGAAGGAGTTCGGGTTGGACCAGGGGTTCGCGTCGTACGACGCCCGGTTCGAAGCGAGCCACCGGATGCCTCGGATCGACGCGAAGACCGTGACAGATCGTGCAGTCGCTTGGTTGGATCAGCGGAGCAGCGACGAGAGCGTCCTCCTATTCTTGCACTATTTCGACACGCATAAACCGAACGTTGCGCCGAGCCGCTTCGCGTTCGCAGACCGGTACGATTCGGACGTGGCCTACGTCGACGAACAGCTCTCGCGCCTGTTCGCCGAGCTGAAGCGGCGCGGTCGCTATGAAGGCGCGCTCGTCTTCGTGACCGCGGATCACGGCCAGAGCCTCGGCGAGCACCACCTCTCTGGGCACACGGGCATCCTCTACGAGCAGACGCTCCACATCCCTTTGATCGTGCACTTCCCCGGCGGAGCTGAGCGCGGGCTGCGCGTCGCGGCGTTGACGCGATCCGTAGACGTCATGCCGACCGCGCTCGCGGCGGCGGGGATCGCGGCTCCGGCCGGGATCGACGGCATCGACCTGTCCGGGCTGGCGCGCGGCGAGCCCGAGCGAACGCCGCGGGAATCGTTCGCCCTCGCACGCATCGAGATCCTGCCCCAGCTAGATCAGGTCTCACTCATCTCCGGGCGCTGGAAGCTGGTGTCGAAGACGGCGTTCGAGCCGATGGACGATCAGCCTCTTGTCGAATTTCCGGTCCAGAGGCCGGGCTCGAGGATCCCTGCCGTCCTCCCGGACGCGCTGGTCGAGAGGGTTCGGCGAAAGGCGCACGAGATCGCGGCCGGCAGCCCGGACGTGCGGCAGCTGTTCGTTCTCGAGGCGGATCCCGCCGAGGAGAGGAACGTCTACGGGGCCTATCCGGAAGTGGCGCGGGAGCTCGAGGCGAAGGTGGAAGGGCGTATCCGCGCGAAGCCCGGTGCGCCGGGGGGCCAGTGCCCGCTCGATGACCAGATCGAGGAGCAGCTGCGCGCCCTCGGCTACGTGTTCTAGATAGCCGATCCTCGGTCCAGATCATTCCGCCGGCTTTCTGCCGCGCGAGGACCGCATGAAAAGGCCAACACGCGTTTCTACGCAGGTGGCCGGCCGCTTCATCTTGTCTGATCCAGCCCCCGCCCGCCGGCGTGCGCCTCGCGCTCCATGAACGCGGCGACGTCGGGCGGGTAGCGCGTCTCGACGCGATCGCCCACCCGGACGTGCCACGAGCACGCCCTCTTCGGCGCGCTCCCGATCGCGAAGTGCTCGCGCTTGGCGTGCGGGCAGTCTTTCGAGGCGAGCTCGCCCGAGAGCGGGCAGATGTCGGCGGCGACCACCGCGGCGGGCCGTTCGGGCAGGGTGAGCCTGCGCCCGTCCGCCGCGAGCAGGAGCCCGGCGCGGACGAGCGGCGCCGCGGCGTCCATGGCGATGAGCCCGTGCGTCGGCCGGCCCGAGAAGTTCCCGGCCCACGCGGCGACCGTGACCTGCTCGGTGACGCCGATCGCGACGGTGTCGGCGAAGCCGCGTGACGTTCCGGTCTTGAAGGCGACGTCGAACGGCAGATCGTCCACCGGGAGCGCGTCACCGAACATCGGACGCCTCGCCTCCGCGTCCGAGAGCACGTCCATCACGAGCCAGGCGGTCGCGGAGGAGAACAGCTCGACCTCCGGGGCGCTCGATGGCTGCCATCGGGCGCCGCCAGTGAGCCGGGCGCCCCGCACGGCGCTCGGGCGCACGACCCGCCCGCCGCGCGCGAGGAAGCCGTAACCCGCCGCGAGATCGACGAGGCGCACGCGCGTCGCGCCGAGCGCGAGCCGCGGGCCGTACGCGTCCGCCTCGCCGGGCACCTCGCCGACCCCGGCGCGCCGGAGGAGCGTGATGAGCCGCTCCTCGCCCACCTCCTCAAGGACGTGCACCGCGGCGAGGTTGTACGACCCCGCGAGCGCCTCGCGGTACCGCACCGGGCCGCGCTCCCTCTGCGTGACCTTGGTCACGGTGTAGCCCGACTCCACGTCCCGCATGTCGGCGGCGAGCGTCGCCGGGCTCGCGCCGGCCTCGAGCGCCAGCGCGTAGACGAACGGCTTGAGGGCGGAGCCCGGGTGGCGGCGCCGCGTCGCGATGTTCAGCTGCCCGCCGTCGGACTCGACGCCCTGGGAGCCGACCATCGCGAGCACCGCGCCCGTCCGCGTGTCGAGCACGACGAGACCGGCCTGCTCGAGCCCCCGGCCCCCGAGGTCGCGGACGTGCGCCGCGAGCCTGCGCTCGAGCCGCTTCTGAAGGGAAAGGTCGAGCGTCGTCTCGACGACCCCGCCCCGGGCGCGCACGTCGGCCGGCAGCGTCGCGAGCACCCAGTCGCAGAAGTGGGGCGCGAGGATCTCGACCCCACGGAGCTGCGGATCGATGCGCTCGGCGCGGATCCTGCGCGCCTCGTCCTCGGAGATCTGCCCGCGCGTCTCGAGCAGGTCGAGGACGTGATCGCGGCGCGCGAGCGCGCGATCGAGGTGCCGCAGCGGATCGTACAGCGCCGGGGAGCGGGGCAGGGCGGCGAGCAGCGTCGCCTCCCCGGAGCTCAGCGCGGTCGCGGACTTGCCGAAGTACGTGCGTGCGGCCGCCTCGATGCCGTAGGCGCCGCGGCCGAAGTACGCGCGGTTGACGTACTGCTCGAGGATCTCCTTCTTGCCGAGGGCGCGCTCCAGCCGAAGCGCGAGGATCGACTCCTCGATCTTGTTCGCGAGCGAGCGCTCCTCGCCCGGCGAGTGGATCATCCGCATGAGCTGCATCGTGATCGTCGAGCCGCCGTAGCCGATCTTCCCGCCCCGCAGGTTCAGCCACGCGGCGCGGGCGATCCCGACGGGGTCGACCCCGGCGTGGAGGAAGAAGCGCCGATCCTCGGAGGCGATGAGCGCGAGCAGGGCGTGCGAGCGGATCTCGTCGAGGCGGACCCAGCCGTCCCGTCCGGGCCGCCCGTCCGCGCTTTCAACGCGGCGCAGGGTGTTCCCCGCGCGATCGACGAGGACGAGGGGACCGCCGGTGTCGGGCGAGAGCGCGCCGACGGGGTAGGGGAAGCAGAGCACCGCTACGGCAGCAACGCCGCAGGCCAGGGCCGCGACGCCGAGCGCGGCCAGCGCGAGACGCTTCGCCCATGCCGCGACGCGGCGTTTCACTTGCCGACCTCGAGGACGTACGCCGCGGTCCGGCCGTTGATGTCGGGCTCGTACATCGCCTCGGCCGTCGCGGGGGGCGCCGCGAACCGGCCCGGCGTGCCGGCCCGCGCGAAGTACTCGAGCACGAGCTCGCCGGCGCCCATCCGATCCGCGAACGCGAGCACGCGATCGTCGCGAAGCTCCGTGTGCGTCCACCCCGGCTTCCAGTAGTCGTCGTCCTCGGGCGGCGTGCCGTAGACCTGCTCGGCCGTCGCGAACCGCGTGTTGACCGGCTCGAGGCCCGCGGGGAGCCTGTCGACCACGGCGACGTAGTTCCGGTCCTCCGCGGTGCGGACGGTGACCTTGATCCGAACGAGCTCTCCCACCGCGACGCTCTTCTTGGGTGCGTCCGAGGCGGGTTCGAGCAGCTCGCGCGTCACCGTGAAGCCCCTGTCGACGGGCTTCGCCCGCTCGTCGCGGATCGAGGCGTCGAGCCGCACGACGTGGCGCGCCGGTCCGTCCACCGAAATCTCGAGCGCGCGGGAGGCAGCCCCGGCGCGGAACGGCTTGCGGATCGACAGCACCTGGTGGCCGACGAGGCGGCGTTGCGCGATCGTGTCGCCGTCGAGGCGGATCGTCACCGCGAGCTCTCCCTGCGCGCCGGATCGCGCCCAGTCGGAGAGCGCGACGAGCGCATACAGGTTGTCCTGCGTGTTCGCCCACCGCCCCGAGCTCTTCTGGCCGCGGCGCAGCCCCTCGGCGAGGAGCGGGATCGACGGCTCGTCGCGGTTCGCCCGCAGGAGCGCCGACAGGACGATCGCCTCGGTGCGCACGTTCGAGCTCATGTAGGTGCCGAGGTCGCGCCCCGTCTCGCGGACGTGCGCGACGCCGTTCGACCGCTCGACGAGCGACGCGAGCTCGGACTCGAGCGTCTCGGCCTGCTCCTTGGCCGAGGAGTCCGCGGCGAGCGCCATGAGGAGGAACGCCCTGCCGTAGACCGGCAGCCCGCGGCGTTTCTCGTACAGCCGCGCGTTGAGGCCGGCGTCCGGCTTGCCGAGCTCGGTGAGGACGTACGCGGCCATGGCGAGCGTGCCGTTCTCGCCGTCGGTCGGCATCGTTCGGCTCTGCTGGTCGATCCAGGACTTGAGCGCCCCGACGCCGCGCGCGATCGCCTCCTCGTCCACCGCGGCGCCCGCGCGCTTCGCCTCCGAGAGGCCGTAGAGCGCGAAGACCGTGAGGTGCGGGTAGGTGCCGCCGCCCGGCCACAGGCTGAAGTGGCCGTCCTCGTGCTGGTGGCGGACGACCTTCTTGAGCCCGACGTCGATGAACCGCTTGAGGCGCGGGCCCTCGAGCTCCTCGAGGCCGATGGATCCCGCGAGGTCCTTGACCTTGAGCAGGGGGACGAGGCGCGAGAGCGTCTGCTCGAGGCAGCCGTACGGGTACTCGACGAGGTACTTGAGGCTCGGACCGAGCTCGGCGAGGCCGGAGCGATCCACGACGATGTCGAGCTCGCTGTCACCGGCCACCGCGCCCTCCGGCTGCGCGGCGGAGATCTTCGCCGTGCCGTCGAGCGCGCCGCTCGACAGGACCTTCGAGTCGCGGAACACGGGCCGCTCGACCGGCATCGACACGCTGACCGCGTCGTCGAACGCGC encodes the following:
- the ptsP gene encoding phosphoenolpyruvate--protein phosphotransferase, producing APVLGFCTERGSRTSHTAIVAQSLGIPAVVGAPRLTLHVEAGDTVIVDGLDGVVIVRPDEEELRQYEAKAARYAALETRLRATRDQPVETIDGIPVEILANIELPGEAPLAVDYGASGIGLYRTEFLFLDRDAPPTEEEQVQTYAALVRSVGDRQVVFRTFDLGADKLMRDDQNRERNPALGLRAIRLGLRERQMFTAQLRALLRTAGVCNRELKVLLPMVSGIEEVREIRAIIGRERDAIGAAAGDLLVGCMIELPSAVLCADLLAKEVDFFSIGTNDLIQFCLAIDRSNDQVAYLYTPYHPSVLRAIEAVIAAGRGAGIPVAMCGGAAAELNLVPLLFGIGLRIFSVPPTMIPFIRAAVRSFSAAEAEDLAARARSSSIPSEIERLAERFMRGRMNGVP
- a CDS encoding sulfatase-like hydrolase/transferase is translated as MSGSVALRVVVSLAFAFIAACSTCKEKEQPQVVRGRPDVVIVSIDALRADRLGAYGYRIGTSPGLDAFAEESVVFDAHHSQAPATLPSHASLFTGLDPDHNGVLSNGFYRLGAGATTLAELLSGAGYRTGAVVASSVLSKEFGLDQGFASYDARFEASHRMPRIDAKTVTDRAVAWLDQRSSDESVLLFLHYFDTHKPNVAPSRFAFADRYDSDVAYVDEQLSRLFAELKRRGRYEGALVFVTADHGQSLGEHHLSGHTGILYEQTLHIPLIVHFPGGAERGLRVAALTRSVDVMPTALAAAGIAAPAGIDGIDLSGLARGEPERTPRESFALARIEILPQLDQVSLISGRWKLVSKTAFEPMDDQPLVEFPVQRPGSRIPAVLPDALVERVRRKAHEIAAGSPDVRQLFVLEADPAEERNVYGAYPEVARELEAKVEGRIRAKPGAPGGQCPLDDQIEEQLRALGYVF
- a CDS encoding transglycosylase domain-containing protein, with the translated sequence MKRRVAAWAKRLALAALGVAALACGVAAVAVLCFPYPVGALSPDTGGPLVLVDRAGNTLRRVESADGRPGRDGWVRLDEIRSHALLALIASEDRRFFLHAGVDPVGIARAAWLNLRGGKIGYGGSTITMQLMRMIHSPGEERSLANKIEESILALRLERALGKKEILEQYVNRAYFGRGAYGIEAAARTYFGKSATALSSGEATLLAALPRSPALYDPLRHLDRALARRDHVLDLLETRGQISEDEARRIRAERIDPQLRGVEILAPHFCDWVLATLPADVRARGGVVETTLDLSLQKRLERRLAAHVRDLGGRGLEQAGLVVLDTRTGAVLAMVGSQGVESDGGQLNIATRRRHPGSALKPFVYALALEAGASPATLAADMRDVESGYTVTKVTQRERGPVRYREALAGSYNLAAVHVLEEVGEERLITLLRRAGVGEVPGEADAYGPRLALGATRVRLVDLAAGYGFLARGGRVVRPSAVRGARLTGGARWQPSSAPEVELFSSATAWLVMDVLSDAEARRPMFGDALPVDDLPFDVAFKTGTSRGFADTVAIGVTEQVTVAAWAGNFSGRPTHGLIAMDAAAPLVRAGLLLAADGRRLTLPERPAAVVAADICPLSGELASKDCPHAKREHFAIGSAPKRACSWHVRVGDRVETRYPPDVAAFMEREAHAGGRGLDQTR